A part of Mustela erminea isolate mMusErm1 chromosome 9, mMusErm1.Pri, whole genome shotgun sequence genomic DNA contains:
- the LOC116599894 gene encoding olfactory receptor 4P4-like — protein sequence MENQNNVTEFLFMGLWGNKHMELLFFFFFLLCYLVILMGNFLILFTITCSHLIEQPMYYFLCHLSLMDLGYTSTVVPRLIRDLVTARKNISYNNCMTQLFTAHLLAGVEIFILVSMALDRYVAIVKPLHYMVLMNRRRCNMLIFMAWGVGFWHSGALLLVVLHLPFCGPNQIDHYICDVKPLLKLVCKDIHVVNILMIANSGMVVVAVFLVLVASYILILYNLRTYSSVGRRKALSTCSSHVMVVILFFVPCIYIYVLPAGSENKDKEVSVFYTVIAPMLNPLIYTLRNMEMKIAMGKVWSKMIHSKFW from the coding sequence ATGGAAAATCAGAACAATGTCACAGAAtttcttttcatgggtctgtggGGAAATAAGCACATGGAGctactgttctttttcttcttcctgctttgttatTTGGTAATCTTAATGGGAAATTTTCTCATCTTATTCACAATCACCTGCAGCCATCTAATCGAACAACCAATGTACTATTTTCTATGTCACCTTTCCCTCATGGATCTCGGCTACACCTCCACGGTGGTCCCCAGGCTAATCAGGGACTTGGTCACAGCAAGAAAAAACATTTCCTATAACAACTGTATGACCCAGCTCTTCACTGCCCACTTGCTGGCGGGTGTGGAGATATTCATCTTGGTGTCCATGGCTTTAGACCGCTACGTTGCCATTGTCAAGCCCCTGCACTACATGGTCCTCATGAACCGGCGGAGGTGTAACATGTTGATCTTCATGGCCTGGGGTGTGGGTTTTTGGCACTCTGGCGCTCTACTGCTGGTAGTACTCCATTTACCTTTCTGTGGTCCTAATCAGATCGATCACTACATATGTGATGTGAAGCCTCTCTTAAAACTGGTGTGCAAAGACATTCATGTTGTTAATATCTTAATGATTGCAAACTCAGGAATGGTGGTGGTTGCTGTCTTTCTTGTCCTGGTGGCTTCTTACATTCTCATATTATACAATCTTAGGACATACTCTTCTGTAGGGAGACGCAAAGCTCTTTCAACCTGCAGCTCTCATGTAATGGTTGTCATCTTATTCTTTGTGCCTTGTATCTATATTTATGTTCTACCTGCCGGAAGTGAGAACAAGGATAAGGAAGTCTCTGTGTTTTACACTGTGATTGCCCCCATGCTGAATCCTCTCATCTACACCCTGAGAAACATGGAGATGAAAATCGCCATGGGGAAGGTGTGGTCTAAAATGATACATTCAAAATTCTggtag